From Echinicola jeungdonensis, the proteins below share one genomic window:
- a CDS encoding DUF423 domain-containing protein, whose product MTYINNIKLAAALGALTVAIGAFGAHGLEPTLEKMGRVDTFETAVKYQFYHTLAIFLVGILQVQFPQNKGLSISAWLFFGGIIIFSGSLYILSISGVNWLGAITPFGGLAFILGWILLFFNIKK is encoded by the coding sequence ATGACATACATCAATAATATAAAATTAGCCGCTGCTCTAGGAGCATTAACGGTAGCTATTGGGGCATTTGGGGCGCATGGCCTGGAACCAACTCTTGAGAAGATGGGCAGGGTAGATACCTTTGAAACTGCAGTGAAATATCAATTTTACCATACCCTTGCCATTTTCCTTGTCGGAATTCTACAAGTCCAGTTTCCCCAAAATAAGGGACTGAGCATTTCTGCCTGGCTCTTTTTTGGCGGAATTATCATTTTTTCTGGATCCCTTTATATTCTGTCCATTTCCGGAGTAAACTGGCTGGGAGCCATCACCCCTTTTGGTGGCCTGGCATTTATTTTGGGGTGGATCCTGTTGTTTTTCAACATAAAAAAATAA
- a CDS encoding YggS family pyridoxal phosphate-dependent enzyme, with protein MDIKENLFRLKKTLTNPDCLLVAVSKTKPIGDIQEAYDAGIRDFGENKVQELAEKQPQLPKDIRWHMIGHLQRNKVKYIAPFVHLIHGVDSYKLLKEINKQGRKVNRTIPCLLQIHIAKEESKFGFSEDELEVLIKNEPVAELSHVKIVGLMGMATNTDNEDVVRREFASLKSLFDKIKSKDLPSNFELKEISMGMSGDYQIAQEEGSTMVRIGSAIFGKRNYSKG; from the coding sequence ATGGATATTAAAGAAAACCTTTTTCGTTTAAAGAAAACCTTAACAAATCCGGATTGCCTACTGGTGGCTGTCAGTAAAACCAAACCCATCGGGGATATCCAGGAAGCCTATGATGCCGGCATCCGTGATTTTGGGGAAAACAAAGTGCAGGAACTTGCCGAAAAACAGCCTCAACTGCCAAAAGATATCCGCTGGCACATGATAGGCCATTTGCAGCGGAACAAAGTAAAATACATCGCTCCTTTTGTCCACTTGATCCATGGGGTTGACAGTTATAAACTGCTAAAGGAAATCAATAAACAAGGCAGGAAAGTCAATCGTACAATTCCTTGTCTCCTCCAAATCCATATCGCAAAAGAGGAAAGTAAGTTTGGTTTTAGTGAGGATGAACTGGAGGTATTAATCAAAAACGAGCCTGTAGCGGAACTTAGCCATGTAAAAATCGTGGGCCTTATGGGGATGGCTACCAATACCGACAATGAGGATGTTGTAAGAAGGGAATTTGCCAGTTTAAAATCATTATTTGACAAAATAAAATCCAAGGATCTTCCCTCCAATTTTGAATTAAAGGAAATCTCCATGGGGATGAGCGGGGATTATCAAATTGCACAGGAAGAGGGGAGTACCATGGTCCGGATTGGAAGTGCCATTTTTGGAAAAAGAAATTATTCAAAGGGATGA
- a CDS encoding vWA domain-containing protein: MNANSISDWLSWNWFLPETFQSYEWENPWALHLLWVVPLILLIRKLTKLMKKPVLELSLPGKISASNPWTYLRMVPTIFFLLIVWMIIIALARPQRSNEKVEQYTEGIDIMLVLDISESMDLQDFEPNRLEAAKKTAIDFINGRLGDRIGMVIFAGEAFSLAPLTTDYELLTDLIGEINFEMMDAKGTAIGSAVATATNRMRKSDSKSKVMVLLSDGDNNAGNVDPGFAAELAAAMDITIYTIAVGKDGMVPYGKDFFGRPQMVESYLNETTLRDLARIGKGQFFRATDDGALENIFEQIDKLEKAEIIESRYKETQDYYRAYLFWGIVFFFIWLTLKNTFINNFLLD; this comes from the coding sequence TGGGTCGTTCCTTTGATCCTGTTGATCAGGAAGTTGACCAAGCTGATGAAAAAACCGGTGCTGGAGCTGTCACTTCCCGGAAAAATTTCAGCAAGCAACCCCTGGACTTATTTGAGAATGGTCCCCACCATTTTCTTTTTGCTTATTGTTTGGATGATAATAATTGCATTGGCAAGGCCACAGCGATCCAATGAAAAGGTGGAGCAATATACCGAAGGGATCGACATTATGTTGGTATTGGACATATCTGAATCAATGGACTTACAGGACTTTGAGCCCAACAGGTTGGAAGCTGCAAAAAAAACAGCCATTGATTTTATTAACGGCCGCCTTGGTGACAGAATTGGCATGGTGATTTTTGCAGGAGAGGCTTTTTCGTTAGCCCCTTTAACCACAGACTACGAACTACTTACCGACCTCATAGGTGAAATAAATTTTGAAATGATGGATGCCAAGGGGACAGCCATCGGCAGTGCTGTGGCCACAGCTACCAACAGAATGCGGAAATCCGACTCCAAATCAAAAGTCATGGTCCTCCTCAGTGATGGGGACAACAATGCAGGAAATGTGGATCCTGGATTTGCTGCTGAATTGGCGGCTGCCATGGACATCACCATATATACTATTGCTGTGGGAAAAGATGGAATGGTCCCATATGGCAAAGACTTTTTTGGAAGACCTCAAATGGTGGAAAGTTACTTAAATGAAACCACCCTTAGAGATCTTGCCCGCATAGGAAAAGGTCAATTCTTTAGGGCAACAGATGATGGGGCTCTGGAAAACATCTTTGAGCAAATTGATAAATTGGAAAAAGCGGAAATTATCGAATCCCGGTACAAAGAAACTCAGGATTATTACAGGGCCTATTTATTTTGGGGGATAGTTTTCTTCTTTATCTGGTTGACCCTTAAAAACACCTTTATCAATAATTTCCTTTTGGATTAA